Proteins encoded by one window of Arachis hypogaea cultivar Tifrunner chromosome 1, arahy.Tifrunner.gnm2.J5K5, whole genome shotgun sequence:
- the LOC112805305 gene encoding vesicle-fusing ATPase, giving the protein MSLNLGQEKRIFSCFWLCGFRLIEIVNGLDVLSKFVGETEKNVRDLFTDAEQEQRSRGDERDLHVIIFDEIDAICKSRGSTRDGIGVHDSIVNQLLTKIDGVESLNNVLLIGMTNRKDMLDEALLSC; this is encoded by the exons ATGTCGTTGAATTTGGGCCAAGAGAAAaggatttttagttgcttttggcTTTGTGGGTTTCGACTAATTGAG ATTGTAAATGGCCTTGATGTTTTGAGCAAATTTGTTGGTGAAACTGAAAAGAATGTAAGGGACCTTTTTACTGATGCTGAACAAGAGCAGAGGAGCCGAG GGGATGAACGTGATTTGCATGTAATTATCTTTGATGAAATCGATGCTATTTGTAAG TCAAGAGGTTCAACTCGCGATGGTATTGGAGTTCATGATAGCATTGTGAACCAGCTTCTTACTAAG ATAGATGGTGTGGAGTCGCTAAATAATGTTTTGCTTATTGGAATGACCAACAGAAAGGATATGCTTGACGAGGCTCTCTTAAG CTGCTAG